Proteins from a single region of Lentimicrobium sp. L6:
- a CDS encoding beta-N-acetylhexosaminidase codes for MIKSIALKTLLILLSLTTLISCQGEKKRIIKFPKTNLATENIIPKPLNIISTNGGFALDEFSAIVSIEDHDYKEIAQILADRINDITGLKTLVNSPILNQESVIFIKKEASLHPENPEAYQLHITTDSVILSSNSAAGAFRGIQTLRQIIPRESNDTLTNTKIWTIPTGTITDYPQFEYRGAMLDVARHFFSVEDVKKFIEVLAYYKYNALHLHLSDDQGWRIEIKSWPKLTEVGGSTEVGGEAGGFYTQEQYTEIVNYALAHHMMIIPEIDMPGHTNAASVSYPFLNGNGKELKLYTGTRVGFSTFDTRKDTVYVFIDDVIREIAALSPSPYFHIGGDESHVTKKDDYIYFVNKVEKIVQKYGKQMIGWDEIATTDVDASSISQFWRSNDNAKLAVKKGMKIIMSPAKKAYLDMQYDSLSKHGLHWAAYIPTDVAYNWSPENYEDIPQENIFGIEAPLWSETISNILELEYLAFPRAIGYAELGWTTQENRNWEDYKKRLGNQAPYLKSMDVSYYVSPLIEWKLGK; via the coding sequence ATGATAAAATCAATAGCACTAAAGACCCTGTTAATACTATTAAGTCTCACTACTTTAATCTCTTGCCAAGGAGAAAAGAAAAGAATTATTAAATTCCCGAAAACAAATCTAGCAACAGAGAATATCATTCCTAAGCCCCTAAATATAATTTCCACGAATGGTGGTTTTGCCTTGGATGAGTTTAGCGCTATTGTTAGCATTGAAGACCATGATTATAAAGAAATAGCACAGATTCTAGCCGATAGAATCAATGATATAACTGGATTAAAAACACTTGTCAATTCACCTATCCTTAATCAAGAAAGTGTCATCTTTATAAAAAAGGAAGCTAGTCTTCATCCAGAGAATCCGGAAGCTTATCAATTACATATTACTACAGATTCGGTGATTCTTTCATCAAATTCTGCAGCTGGTGCTTTTAGAGGCATTCAGACTTTACGTCAAATTATCCCTAGAGAAAGTAACGACACACTCACGAATACTAAAATATGGACCATTCCTACAGGAACTATTACCGACTATCCCCAGTTCGAATATCGTGGAGCCATGCTCGATGTAGCACGTCATTTCTTTAGTGTGGAGGATGTTAAAAAATTCATTGAGGTCTTGGCTTATTATAAATATAATGCTTTACACCTGCATTTGAGTGATGATCAAGGCTGGCGAATCGAGATCAAATCGTGGCCCAAGCTAACAGAAGTTGGTGGAAGTACAGAAGTAGGTGGAGAGGCAGGAGGATTCTATACCCAAGAACAATATACTGAAATTGTGAATTATGCTTTAGCTCATCATATGATGATTATTCCAGAAATAGATATGCCTGGCCATACCAATGCCGCATCGGTCTCTTACCCCTTTTTAAATGGTAATGGCAAAGAGTTAAAGCTTTATACTGGAACTAGAGTTGGATTCAGTACCTTCGACACCAGAAAAGACACCGTTTATGTTTTTATCGATGATGTGATTCGTGAGATTGCAGCCCTTTCTCCTAGTCCTTATTTCCATATCGGTGGCGACGAAAGCCATGTCACTAAAAAAGATGATTATATCTATTTTGTAAATAAAGTAGAAAAGATAGTCCAAAAATACGGCAAGCAAATGATAGGATGGGATGAAATTGCTACCACAGATGTTGATGCTTCTTCTATCTCTCAATTCTGGCGTAGCAATGACAATGCGAAATTGGCTGTAAAAAAAGGCATGAAAATTATTATGTCTCCTGCGAAGAAAGCCTATTTAGATATGCAATATGATTCACTATCTAAACATGGATTACATTGGGCTGCCTATATCCCGACTGATGTGGCTTATAATTGGTCTCCTGAAAACTACGAAGACATCCCCCAGGAAAATATATTTGGAATTGAAGCACCGCTATGGAGTGAAACCATCAGTAATATTTTGGAGCTGGAATATTTGGCTTTTCCGAGAGCTATTGGATATGCTGAACTTGGCTGGACTACTCAGGAAAATAGAAATTGGGAGGATTATAAGAAGCGTCTGGGGAATCAAGCCCCTTATTTAAAGAGTATGGATGTTAGTTATTATGTT
- a CDS encoding lipoate--protein ligase, with protein sequence MLCLRSKTNNPVFNIATEEYLLKHKDEDCFYLYINNPSIIIGKHQNSLAEINVDYVKENEITVVRRLSGGGAVFHDPGNLNFSFIKTKEKNEPIDFRKYTQPILDVLNALGVDAKFEGRNDLTIKGKKFSGNAKHIYQNKILQHGTLLFSSKLPDLSQALKINPLKYQDKAVKSVRSRVTNISEHLSTHISLEAFEDHIINHVRSIYDDTELYELTETDIAAINQLVDEKYSTWNWNFGSSPKYNFQKGIKTTGGHIELNLEVRKGEIVNAKIFGDFFNTNDIDELEKLIIGMPHDLGKIKAQLQQIELGNYLANVTLDEFMEAFV encoded by the coding sequence ATGCTGTGTCTCAGATCTAAAACAAATAATCCAGTTTTCAACATTGCCACTGAAGAATACCTGCTCAAGCATAAAGACGAAGATTGCTTTTATCTTTATATTAATAACCCTTCTATCATAATCGGTAAGCACCAGAATTCACTGGCGGAGATTAATGTGGATTATGTGAAAGAAAATGAAATCACCGTAGTGAGAAGACTTTCTGGTGGTGGAGCCGTTTTTCATGACCCAGGGAATTTGAATTTTAGCTTTATCAAAACCAAAGAGAAAAATGAGCCTATTGATTTCCGTAAATATACTCAGCCTATATTAGATGTATTAAATGCTTTGGGTGTGGATGCTAAATTTGAAGGCAGAAACGACCTCACCATAAAAGGAAAAAAATTCTCGGGCAATGCCAAACATATATATCAGAACAAAATTCTGCAACATGGCACCTTGCTTTTCAGTTCCAAACTTCCTGATTTATCGCAAGCTTTAAAGATAAACCCACTCAAATACCAAGACAAAGCAGTGAAATCGGTTCGAAGTAGGGTGACGAATATATCAGAGCACTTAAGCACCCACATTAGTTTAGAAGCTTTTGAAGATCATATTATCAATCATGTAAGAAGTATATATGACGACACAGAGTTATATGAACTCACAGAAACTGATATTGCTGCTATCAATCAACTCGTTGACGAGAAATACAGCACCTGGAATTGGAACTTTGGCTCCTCCCCTAAATACAACTTCCAGAAGGGTATAAAAACCACTGGTGGTCATATAGAATTAAACCTAGAAGTGAGAAAAGGTGAAATCGTTAATGCCAAAATATTTGGGGATTTTTTCAATACCAATGACATTGATGAATTAGAAAAGCTTATCATTGGAATGCCTCACGATTTGGGGAAAATCAAAGCTCAATTACAGCAAATAGAACTCGGTAATTATTTAGCCAATGTAACTTTGGATGAATTTATGGAAGCTTTTGTATAA
- a CDS encoding RidA family protein produces the protein MSITRIDSTPRMSRIVEHNGTIYLCGQVAKDATKDIKEQTITTLEKVEELLDKAGSDKKHILSVTIYIRDMKDFAAMNEVWDAWVANGYQPARACVEALMARPELLVEMSVVAAKK, from the coding sequence ATGTCAATAACAAGAATAGATTCAACTCCGCGTATGAGTAGAATTGTTGAGCATAATGGGACTATTTATCTTTGTGGACAAGTGGCAAAAGATGCTACTAAAGATATTAAAGAACAAACGATTACTACTTTAGAAAAAGTAGAAGAGCTACTTGATAAAGCAGGTTCTGATAAGAAACATATTCTTTCTGTTACCATCTATATCCGCGACATGAAAGATTTTGCAGCTATGAATGAGGTTTGGGATGCTTGGGTAGCGAATGGTTATCAACCCGCTCGCGCTTGTGTTGAAGCTCTAATGGCTCGTCCAGAACTATTGGTGGAAATGTCTGTTGTAGCTGCTAAAAAATAA